The Alosa sapidissima isolate fAloSap1 chromosome 6, fAloSap1.pri, whole genome shotgun sequence genome window below encodes:
- the LOC121712259 gene encoding feline leukemia virus subgroup C receptor-related protein 2-like isoform X5, with protein MPQSNEVVSRSSEMSKSSAGVLEHSREFFPTKANNKLLPTGPLGSPLTMEAGERVGLVSKTETRVYWHRWIMLFLFSAYSASNAFMWLQYGIVGNIFIRFYSIDNMALDWLSMIYLLTYVPLIVPVMWMLDKRGMRDVVLTGAAFNCIGAWAKVGSAAPDLFPLTFFGQFVCSVGTVFILGIPPRLASVWFGENEVSTACSIGVLGNQLGIAIGFLVPPILVPNVDDMDELAHHIRVMFYITAGVATLLFVLVVIVFQEQPEIPPTQSQVTARSIPPEDYSYMASIKRLLSNKPFILLIISYGLNVGCFYAVGTLLNRMIIEYYPGEEVNAGRIGLTIVIAGMVGSLICGIWLDRTKTYKQTTLVVYVMSFLGMIVFAFTLDLGYLWVVFITAGALGFFMTGYLPLGFEFAVELTYPESEGTSSGLLNCSAQVFGIIFIICEGKIIDSYGILPGNIFLCVFLLIGTIMTGIIKSDLRRQKANALAKEASELKKPPHVDV; from the exons ATGCCTCAAAGCAATGAAGTAGTAAGCAGAAGCTCAGAGATGAGCAAGAGCTCAGCGGGTGTCCTCGAGCACAGCAGGGAGTTCTTTCCCACCAAGGCCAACAACAAGCTGCTGCCCACCGGCCCACTGGGCTCACCGCTGACCATGGAGGCTGGGGAACGTGTGGGTCTGGTGTCCAAGACAGAGACGCGCGTGTACTGGCACCGCTGGATAATGCTCTTCCTGTTCAGCGCTTACTCAGCCAGCAATGCCTTCATGTGGCTCCAGTACGGCATAGTCGGGAACATCTTCATTCGCTTCTACAGCATCGACAACATGGCCCTGGACTGGCTCTCCATGATCTACCTGCTTACCTACGTCCCACTCATTGTGCCAGTCATGTGGATGCTCGACAAACGCGGCATGCGGGACGTGGTCCTTACTGGGGCGGCCTTCAACTGCATCGGCGCCTGGGCGAAGGTTGGCAGCGCAGCGCCAGACCTGTTTCCCTTGACGTTTTTTGGGCAGTTTGTTTGCTCAGTGGGCACTGTGTTCATCCTGGGAATCCCACCTCGCTTGGCATCGGTGTGGTTTGGAGAGAATGAAGTTTCCACTGCCTGCTCCATTGGAGTGTTGGGTAatcag CTTGGCATTGCCATTGGCTTCCTAGTTCCCCCTATCCTGGTGCCAAATGTGGACGACATGGACGAGTTGGCACACCACATTCGTGTGATGTTCTACATAACCGCTGGTGTGGCTACTCTGCTCTTTGTCCTGGTGGTCATTG TCTTCCAGGAGCAGCCTGAGATTCCACCAACCCAGTCTCAGGTCACAGCCAGAAGCATTCCCCCCGAGGACTACTCCTACATGGCCTCCATCAAGAGACTCCTCAGCAACAAGCCCTTCATCCTCCTTATCATCAGCTATG GCCTCAATGTGGGCTGCTTCTATGCCGTCGGCACACTGCTCAACCGCATGATTATTGAGTACTATCCA GGTGAAGAGGTCAATGCTGGCAGAATTGGGCTTACCATTGTTATCGCTGGAATGGTTGGCTCCTTGATCTGTGGAATCTGGCTTGATCGGACCAAAACCTACAA GCAGACCACTTTGGTTGTGTACGTGATGTCCTTCCTCGGGATGATTGTGTTCGCTTTCACGCTCGACTTAGGGTACTTGTGGGTTGTCTTCATCACTGCTGGAGCATTAGG gtTTTTCATGACCGGCTACCTACCTCTTGGCTTTGAGTTTGCTGTGGAACTCACCTATCCAGAGTCGGAGGGCACATCGTCAGGGCTACTCAACTGCTCtgctcag GTTTTtggcatcatcttcatcatctgcGAGGGAAAGATCATCGATTCCTACGGCATTCTGCCCGGCAACATTTTCCTCTGTGTTTTCTTGCTCATCGGCACAATCATGACTG GCATTATCAAGTCAGACCTGCGGAGACAGAAGGCAAATGCATTGGCCAAGGAAGCT AGCGAACTCAAAAAGCCCCCACACGTGGACGTGTAA
- the LOC121712259 gene encoding feline leukemia virus subgroup C receptor-related protein 2-like isoform X4, with amino-acid sequence MPQSNEVVSRSSEMSKSSAGVLEHSREFFPTKANNKLLPTGPLGSPLTMEAGERVGLVSKTETRVYWHRWIMLFLFSAYSASNAFMWLQYGIVGNIFIRFYSIDNMALDWLSMIYLLTYVPLIVPVMWMLDKRGMRDVVLTGAAFNCIGAWAKVGSAAPDLFPLTFFGQFVCSVGTVFILGIPPRLASVWFGENEVSTACSIGVLGNQLGIAIGFLVPPILVPNVDDMDELAHHIRVMFYITAGVATLLFVLVVIVFQEQPEIPPTQSQVTARSIPPEDYSYMASIKRLLSNKPFILLIISYGLNVGCFYAVGTLLNRMIIEYYPGEEVNAGRIGLTIVIAGMVGSLICGIWLDRTKTYKQTTLVVYVMSFLGMIVFAFTLDLGYLWVVFITAGALGFFMTGYLPLGFEFAVELTYPESEGTSSGLLNCSAQVFGIIFIICEGKIIDSYGILPGNIFLCVFLLIGTIMTGIIKSDLRRQKANALAKEAANQNGTLPSSTIVTEARL; translated from the exons ATGCCTCAAAGCAATGAAGTAGTAAGCAGAAGCTCAGAGATGAGCAAGAGCTCAGCGGGTGTCCTCGAGCACAGCAGGGAGTTCTTTCCCACCAAGGCCAACAACAAGCTGCTGCCCACCGGCCCACTGGGCTCACCGCTGACCATGGAGGCTGGGGAACGTGTGGGTCTGGTGTCCAAGACAGAGACGCGCGTGTACTGGCACCGCTGGATAATGCTCTTCCTGTTCAGCGCTTACTCAGCCAGCAATGCCTTCATGTGGCTCCAGTACGGCATAGTCGGGAACATCTTCATTCGCTTCTACAGCATCGACAACATGGCCCTGGACTGGCTCTCCATGATCTACCTGCTTACCTACGTCCCACTCATTGTGCCAGTCATGTGGATGCTCGACAAACGCGGCATGCGGGACGTGGTCCTTACTGGGGCGGCCTTCAACTGCATCGGCGCCTGGGCGAAGGTTGGCAGCGCAGCGCCAGACCTGTTTCCCTTGACGTTTTTTGGGCAGTTTGTTTGCTCAGTGGGCACTGTGTTCATCCTGGGAATCCCACCTCGCTTGGCATCGGTGTGGTTTGGAGAGAATGAAGTTTCCACTGCCTGCTCCATTGGAGTGTTGGGTAatcag CTTGGCATTGCCATTGGCTTCCTAGTTCCCCCTATCCTGGTGCCAAATGTGGACGACATGGACGAGTTGGCACACCACATTCGTGTGATGTTCTACATAACCGCTGGTGTGGCTACTCTGCTCTTTGTCCTGGTGGTCATTG TCTTCCAGGAGCAGCCTGAGATTCCACCAACCCAGTCTCAGGTCACAGCCAGAAGCATTCCCCCCGAGGACTACTCCTACATGGCCTCCATCAAGAGACTCCTCAGCAACAAGCCCTTCATCCTCCTTATCATCAGCTATG GCCTCAATGTGGGCTGCTTCTATGCCGTCGGCACACTGCTCAACCGCATGATTATTGAGTACTATCCA GGTGAAGAGGTCAATGCTGGCAGAATTGGGCTTACCATTGTTATCGCTGGAATGGTTGGCTCCTTGATCTGTGGAATCTGGCTTGATCGGACCAAAACCTACAA GCAGACCACTTTGGTTGTGTACGTGATGTCCTTCCTCGGGATGATTGTGTTCGCTTTCACGCTCGACTTAGGGTACTTGTGGGTTGTCTTCATCACTGCTGGAGCATTAGG gtTTTTCATGACCGGCTACCTACCTCTTGGCTTTGAGTTTGCTGTGGAACTCACCTATCCAGAGTCGGAGGGCACATCGTCAGGGCTACTCAACTGCTCtgctcag GTTTTtggcatcatcttcatcatctgcGAGGGAAAGATCATCGATTCCTACGGCATTCTGCCCGGCAACATTTTCCTCTGTGTTTTCTTGCTCATCGGCACAATCATGACTG GCATTATCAAGTCAGACCTGCGGAGACAGAAGGCAAATGCATTGGCCAAGGAAGCT
- the LOC121712259 gene encoding feline leukemia virus subgroup C receptor-related protein 2-like isoform X3, whose amino-acid sequence MPQSNEVVSRSSEMSKSSAGVLEHSREFFPTKANNKLLPTGPLGSPLTMEAGERVGLVSKTETRVYWHRWIMLFLFSAYSASNAFMWLQYGIVGNIFIRFYSIDNMALDWLSMIYLLTYVPLIVPVMWMLDKRGMRDVVLTGAAFNCIGAWAKVGSAAPDLFPLTFFGQFVCSVGTVFILGIPPRLASVWFGENEVSTACSIGVLGNQLGIAIGFLVPPILVPNVDDMDELAHHIRVMFYITAGVATLLFVLVVIVFQEQPEIPPTQSQVTARSIPPEDYSYMASIKRLLSNKPFILLIISYGLNVGCFYAVGTLLNRMIIEYYPGEEVNAGRIGLTIVIAGMVGSLICGIWLDRTKTYKQTTLVVYVMSFLGMIVFAFTLDLGYLWVVFITAGALGFFMTGYLPLGFEFAVELTYPESEGTSSGLLNCSAQVFGIIFIICEGKIIDSYGILPGNIFLCVFLLIGTIMTGIIKSDLRRQKANALAKEASELKKPPHVDVQTRTEHFRRLPL is encoded by the exons ATGCCTCAAAGCAATGAAGTAGTAAGCAGAAGCTCAGAGATGAGCAAGAGCTCAGCGGGTGTCCTCGAGCACAGCAGGGAGTTCTTTCCCACCAAGGCCAACAACAAGCTGCTGCCCACCGGCCCACTGGGCTCACCGCTGACCATGGAGGCTGGGGAACGTGTGGGTCTGGTGTCCAAGACAGAGACGCGCGTGTACTGGCACCGCTGGATAATGCTCTTCCTGTTCAGCGCTTACTCAGCCAGCAATGCCTTCATGTGGCTCCAGTACGGCATAGTCGGGAACATCTTCATTCGCTTCTACAGCATCGACAACATGGCCCTGGACTGGCTCTCCATGATCTACCTGCTTACCTACGTCCCACTCATTGTGCCAGTCATGTGGATGCTCGACAAACGCGGCATGCGGGACGTGGTCCTTACTGGGGCGGCCTTCAACTGCATCGGCGCCTGGGCGAAGGTTGGCAGCGCAGCGCCAGACCTGTTTCCCTTGACGTTTTTTGGGCAGTTTGTTTGCTCAGTGGGCACTGTGTTCATCCTGGGAATCCCACCTCGCTTGGCATCGGTGTGGTTTGGAGAGAATGAAGTTTCCACTGCCTGCTCCATTGGAGTGTTGGGTAatcag CTTGGCATTGCCATTGGCTTCCTAGTTCCCCCTATCCTGGTGCCAAATGTGGACGACATGGACGAGTTGGCACACCACATTCGTGTGATGTTCTACATAACCGCTGGTGTGGCTACTCTGCTCTTTGTCCTGGTGGTCATTG TCTTCCAGGAGCAGCCTGAGATTCCACCAACCCAGTCTCAGGTCACAGCCAGAAGCATTCCCCCCGAGGACTACTCCTACATGGCCTCCATCAAGAGACTCCTCAGCAACAAGCCCTTCATCCTCCTTATCATCAGCTATG GCCTCAATGTGGGCTGCTTCTATGCCGTCGGCACACTGCTCAACCGCATGATTATTGAGTACTATCCA GGTGAAGAGGTCAATGCTGGCAGAATTGGGCTTACCATTGTTATCGCTGGAATGGTTGGCTCCTTGATCTGTGGAATCTGGCTTGATCGGACCAAAACCTACAA GCAGACCACTTTGGTTGTGTACGTGATGTCCTTCCTCGGGATGATTGTGTTCGCTTTCACGCTCGACTTAGGGTACTTGTGGGTTGTCTTCATCACTGCTGGAGCATTAGG gtTTTTCATGACCGGCTACCTACCTCTTGGCTTTGAGTTTGCTGTGGAACTCACCTATCCAGAGTCGGAGGGCACATCGTCAGGGCTACTCAACTGCTCtgctcag GTTTTtggcatcatcttcatcatctgcGAGGGAAAGATCATCGATTCCTACGGCATTCTGCCCGGCAACATTTTCCTCTGTGTTTTCTTGCTCATCGGCACAATCATGACTG GCATTATCAAGTCAGACCTGCGGAGACAGAAGGCAAATGCATTGGCCAAGGAAGCT AGCGAACTCAAAAAGCCCCCACACGTGGACGT
- the LOC121712259 gene encoding feline leukemia virus subgroup C receptor-related protein 2-like isoform X1, with amino-acid sequence MPQSNEVVSRSSEMSKSSAGVLEHSREFFPTKANNKLLPTGPLGSPLTMEAGERVGLVSKTETRVYWHRWIMLFLFSAYSASNAFMWLQYGIVGNIFIRFYSIDNMALDWLSMIYLLTYVPLIVPVMWMLDKRGMRDVVLTGAAFNCIGAWAKVGSAAPDLFPLTFFGQFVCSVGTVFILGIPPRLASVWFGENEVSTACSIGVLGNQLGIAIGFLVPPILVPNVDDMDELAHHIRVMFYITAGVATLLFVLVVIVFQEQPEIPPTQSQVTARSIPPEDYSYMASIKRLLSNKPFILLIISYGLNVGCFYAVGTLLNRMIIEYYPGEEVNAGRIGLTIVIAGMVGSLICGIWLDRTKTYKQTTLVVYVMSFLGMIVFAFTLDLGYLWVVFITAGALGFFMTGYLPLGFEFAVELTYPESEGTSSGLLNCSAQVFGIIFIICEGKIIDSYGILPGNIFLCVFLLIGTIMTGIIKSDLRRQKANALAKEASELKKPPHVDVTLVLDPQYHQKPLVTLTGYTHTHTHTHTRAQRTLYDKDP; translated from the exons ATGCCTCAAAGCAATGAAGTAGTAAGCAGAAGCTCAGAGATGAGCAAGAGCTCAGCGGGTGTCCTCGAGCACAGCAGGGAGTTCTTTCCCACCAAGGCCAACAACAAGCTGCTGCCCACCGGCCCACTGGGCTCACCGCTGACCATGGAGGCTGGGGAACGTGTGGGTCTGGTGTCCAAGACAGAGACGCGCGTGTACTGGCACCGCTGGATAATGCTCTTCCTGTTCAGCGCTTACTCAGCCAGCAATGCCTTCATGTGGCTCCAGTACGGCATAGTCGGGAACATCTTCATTCGCTTCTACAGCATCGACAACATGGCCCTGGACTGGCTCTCCATGATCTACCTGCTTACCTACGTCCCACTCATTGTGCCAGTCATGTGGATGCTCGACAAACGCGGCATGCGGGACGTGGTCCTTACTGGGGCGGCCTTCAACTGCATCGGCGCCTGGGCGAAGGTTGGCAGCGCAGCGCCAGACCTGTTTCCCTTGACGTTTTTTGGGCAGTTTGTTTGCTCAGTGGGCACTGTGTTCATCCTGGGAATCCCACCTCGCTTGGCATCGGTGTGGTTTGGAGAGAATGAAGTTTCCACTGCCTGCTCCATTGGAGTGTTGGGTAatcag CTTGGCATTGCCATTGGCTTCCTAGTTCCCCCTATCCTGGTGCCAAATGTGGACGACATGGACGAGTTGGCACACCACATTCGTGTGATGTTCTACATAACCGCTGGTGTGGCTACTCTGCTCTTTGTCCTGGTGGTCATTG TCTTCCAGGAGCAGCCTGAGATTCCACCAACCCAGTCTCAGGTCACAGCCAGAAGCATTCCCCCCGAGGACTACTCCTACATGGCCTCCATCAAGAGACTCCTCAGCAACAAGCCCTTCATCCTCCTTATCATCAGCTATG GCCTCAATGTGGGCTGCTTCTATGCCGTCGGCACACTGCTCAACCGCATGATTATTGAGTACTATCCA GGTGAAGAGGTCAATGCTGGCAGAATTGGGCTTACCATTGTTATCGCTGGAATGGTTGGCTCCTTGATCTGTGGAATCTGGCTTGATCGGACCAAAACCTACAA GCAGACCACTTTGGTTGTGTACGTGATGTCCTTCCTCGGGATGATTGTGTTCGCTTTCACGCTCGACTTAGGGTACTTGTGGGTTGTCTTCATCACTGCTGGAGCATTAGG gtTTTTCATGACCGGCTACCTACCTCTTGGCTTTGAGTTTGCTGTGGAACTCACCTATCCAGAGTCGGAGGGCACATCGTCAGGGCTACTCAACTGCTCtgctcag GTTTTtggcatcatcttcatcatctgcGAGGGAAAGATCATCGATTCCTACGGCATTCTGCCCGGCAACATTTTCCTCTGTGTTTTCTTGCTCATCGGCACAATCATGACTG GCATTATCAAGTCAGACCTGCGGAGACAGAAGGCAAATGCATTGGCCAAGGAAGCT AGCGAACTCAAAAAGCCCCCACACGTGGACGT GACCCTCGTTTTGGATCCTCAGTACCATCAAAAACCTCTGGTGACATTgactgggtacacacacacacacacacacacacacacccgagccCAGAGAACCTTATATGATAAAGACCCGTGA